A genome region from Rhodopseudomonas boonkerdii includes the following:
- the hutU gene encoding urocanate hydratase → MDRSKNSRLVRSPRGTELSAKDWLTEAPLRMLMNNLDPEVAENPNELVVYGGIGRAARSWEAFDQIVTSLRNLDNDETLLVQSGKPVGVFRTHADAPRVLIANSNLVPRWANWDHFNELDRKGLMMYGQMTAGSWIYIGSQGIVQGTYETFVEAGRQHYNGDLSGRWILTAGLGGMGGAQPLAATMAGASCLAVECQPSRIEMRLKSHYLDVQAKDLDDALAIIEQAKQDKKPISVGVLGNAADIFPELVRRGIKPDIVTDQTSAHDPVNGYLPKGWTLAEWETKRNDDPAAVERASRKSMSEHVRAMLDFHKMGVPTVDYGNNIRQMAKEEGVADAFDFPGFVPAYIRPLFCRGIGPFRWAALSGDPEDIYKTDGKVKEILGHNKALVNWLDMARERIQFQGLPARICWVGLGDRHRLGLAFNEMVASGELKAPIVIGRDHLDSGSVASPNRETEAMKDGSDAVSDWPLLNALLNCASGATWVSLHHGGGVGMGFSQHSGMVIVCDGTQEAARRLERVLWNDPATGVMRHADAGYDIALACAEEHGLNLPSLNAKG, encoded by the coding sequence ATGGATCGCAGCAAGAATTCGCGCCTCGTGCGCAGCCCGCGCGGCACCGAGCTCTCGGCCAAGGACTGGCTGACCGAGGCGCCACTGCGCATGCTGATGAACAACCTGGATCCGGAAGTGGCTGAAAATCCCAACGAGCTCGTGGTCTATGGCGGCATCGGCCGCGCCGCACGCAGCTGGGAAGCCTTCGACCAGATCGTGACGTCGCTGCGCAATCTCGACAATGACGAGACGCTGCTGGTGCAGTCCGGCAAGCCGGTCGGCGTATTTCGCACCCATGCCGACGCGCCGCGCGTGCTGATCGCCAACTCCAATCTCGTGCCGCGCTGGGCCAACTGGGATCACTTCAACGAGCTCGATCGCAAGGGCCTGATGATGTACGGCCAGATGACCGCGGGCTCGTGGATCTATATCGGCTCGCAAGGCATTGTGCAGGGCACCTACGAGACCTTCGTGGAAGCCGGCCGTCAGCACTACAACGGCGATCTCTCCGGCCGCTGGATCCTCACCGCCGGCCTTGGTGGCATGGGCGGTGCACAGCCGCTGGCGGCGACTATGGCAGGCGCTTCGTGTCTCGCCGTCGAGTGCCAGCCGAGCCGTATCGAGATGCGGCTGAAGAGCCACTATCTCGACGTACAAGCAAAGGACCTCGACGACGCGCTGGCGATCATCGAGCAGGCCAAGCAGGACAAGAAACCGATTTCCGTGGGCGTGCTTGGCAATGCCGCCGACATCTTCCCCGAGCTGGTTCGCCGCGGCATCAAGCCGGATATCGTCACCGACCAGACTTCAGCGCACGATCCGGTGAACGGCTATCTGCCGAAAGGATGGACGCTGGCGGAATGGGAGACCAAGCGCAATGACGATCCGGCGGCGGTCGAAAGGGCCTCGCGCAAATCCATGAGCGAGCATGTCCGCGCGATGCTCGACTTCCACAAGATGGGGGTCCCGACGGTCGATTACGGCAACAATATCCGCCAGATGGCGAAGGAAGAGGGTGTCGCCGACGCGTTCGACTTCCCCGGCTTCGTGCCGGCCTATATCCGCCCTCTGTTCTGCCGCGGCATCGGCCCGTTTCGTTGGGCCGCGCTCTCCGGCGACCCCGAAGACATCTACAAGACCGACGGCAAGGTGAAGGAGATCCTCGGGCACAACAAGGCGCTGGTGAACTGGCTCGACATGGCGCGCGAGCGCATCCAGTTCCAGGGTCTGCCGGCGCGCATCTGCTGGGTCGGCCTCGGCGATCGCCATCGCCTCGGCCTCGCCTTCAACGAGATGGTCGCATCGGGCGAGCTCAAAGCGCCGATCGTGATCGGCCGCGATCATCTCGATTCCGGCTCGGTTGCAAGTCCGAACCGCGAGACCGAAGCGATGAAGGACGGCTCCGATGCGGTCTCCGACTGGCCACTGCTCAATGCGCTGCTGAACTGCGCTTCCGGCGCAACCTGGGTGTCACTGCACCACGGCGGCGGCGTCGGCATGGGTTTCTCACAGCATTCCGGCATGGTCATCGTCTGCGACGGCACGCAGGAGGCCGCCAGGCGCCTGGAACGCGTGTTATGGAACGATCCTGCCACCGGCGTGATGCGTCATGCCGATGCCGGCTATGACATCGCTCTCGCCTGTGCCGAAGAACACGGCCTTAACCTGCCATCGTTGAACGCCAAGGGCTGA